From a single Labrenzia sp. PHM005 genomic region:
- the murC gene encoding UDP-N-acetylmuramate--L-alanine ligase codes for MKMPRDIGPVHFVGIGGIGMSGIAEVLKTLGYQVQGSDMAENANVLRLRANGIPVTVGHTAENLGEAEVLVVSSAIKKDNPELVAAREKLIPVVRRAEMLAELMRFKQAIAVGGTHGKTTTTSMVAALLDAGNLDPTVINGGIINAYGTNARMGEGDWMVVEADESDGTFVKLPADVAIVTNIDPEHLDHYGDFSGVQKAFRQFVENVPFYGFAVMCLDHPEVQTMIGSIEDRRVVTYGTNPQADVRFTDVSMDGGKSVFSVTIRDRRTGEETELNQLVLPMPGLHNVSNATAAIAVASQLGVSAGDIEKGIASFGGVKRRFTFTGDAGGVQVFDDYGHHPVEIKAVLHAARESTSGKVIAVMQPHRYTRLHSLFDDFSNCFNDADAVVITPVYEAGEQPIEGAQHTDLVSGLKTRGHRLAHAVDGPEEIPALVNELAEPGDFVICLGAGNITQWAYALPEQLEALQKEGA; via the coding sequence ATGAAGATGCCGCGCGACATCGGACCGGTCCATTTTGTCGGGATCGGTGGTATCGGCATGAGCGGGATTGCCGAAGTTCTGAAAACCCTCGGGTATCAGGTTCAAGGCTCGGATATGGCCGAGAATGCCAACGTGCTGCGCTTGCGGGCCAATGGTATTCCGGTGACGGTTGGCCACACTGCTGAAAACCTGGGTGAAGCGGAAGTGCTGGTCGTGTCGTCCGCGATCAAGAAGGACAATCCGGAGCTGGTCGCAGCGCGGGAAAAACTGATCCCTGTGGTGCGCCGGGCGGAAATGCTGGCCGAGTTGATGCGCTTCAAACAGGCGATTGCCGTTGGTGGTACGCACGGCAAAACGACGACCACATCCATGGTGGCCGCACTGCTGGATGCCGGAAACCTGGATCCGACAGTGATCAACGGCGGCATCATCAATGCGTATGGGACCAACGCCCGCATGGGTGAAGGCGACTGGATGGTGGTGGAGGCCGATGAGAGCGACGGCACCTTCGTCAAGCTTCCGGCAGATGTTGCCATCGTCACCAACATCGATCCGGAGCATCTGGATCACTACGGTGATTTTTCCGGGGTTCAGAAAGCCTTCCGGCAATTTGTCGAGAACGTGCCGTTCTACGGCTTTGCCGTGATGTGTCTCGACCATCCGGAAGTTCAGACGATGATTGGCAGCATCGAGGACCGCCGGGTTGTCACCTACGGCACCAACCCGCAGGCCGATGTGCGCTTTACCGATGTTTCCATGGATGGTGGCAAGTCGGTCTTCTCCGTGACAATCCGGGACCGGCGCACTGGGGAAGAGACAGAGCTCAATCAGCTCGTTCTCCCGATGCCAGGTCTTCACAACGTCTCCAACGCGACTGCTGCCATTGCGGTTGCCTCGCAGCTCGGCGTTTCGGCCGGCGATATCGAAAAGGGCATTGCCTCCTTTGGCGGCGTGAAGCGTCGCTTCACATTTACCGGCGATGCCGGCGGCGTTCAGGTGTTTGATGATTATGGTCATCACCCGGTCGAAATCAAAGCTGTGCTGCATGCAGCCCGCGAGTCCACCAGCGGCAAAGTGATCGCGGTCATGCAGCCGCACCGCTATACGCGCTTGCACAGCCTGTTTGACGATTTTTCCAATTGTTTCAACGATGCCGATGCGGTCGTCATCACGCCGGTTTATGAAGCTGGTGAGCAACCGATCGAAGGCGCGCAGCATACTGATCTTGTCTCGGGCCTGAAAACACGGGGGCACCGCCTTGCACATGCCGTTGATGGTCCAGAGGAAATACCGGCGCTGGTCAACGAACTGGCGGAGCCGGGAGACTTTGTCATCTGCCTTGGTGCTGGCAACATCACCCAGTGGGCTTATGCGCTTCCTGAACAGCTCGAAGCCTTGCAGAAGGAGGGGGCATGA
- the murB gene encoding UDP-N-acetylmuramate dehydrogenase, translating into MSFPDLLEKYPELANGTRGKLTPNQPLSAVTWFRTGGPAQLMFQPADEDDLAAFLKKLPKDIPVLPVGLGSNLLIRDGGLKGVVVRLSAKGFGQIEDLGGNRLRAGAAVPDKRLAEAAAKAGLGGFAFYTGIPGGLGGALRMNAGAHGTETCERMVELTAIDRDGNRHVLTNSDMGYSYRHSDAGKDLIFTSAVFEGVPQDEAAIREEMAAVVEHREKAQPIREKTGGSTFKNPEGNSAWKVVDAAGCRGLIVGGAQMSEMHCNFMINTGDASGHDLELLGETVRAKALENSGIRLEWEIKRLGEFGPQGAIKPFLGQA; encoded by the coding sequence ATGAGTTTCCCGGACCTTCTGGAGAAATATCCTGAGCTGGCCAATGGCACTCGCGGCAAGCTCACCCCCAATCAGCCACTCTCGGCGGTAACCTGGTTCCGCACCGGCGGCCCCGCGCAGTTGATGTTCCAACCGGCTGATGAAGATGACCTGGCAGCATTTTTGAAAAAGCTGCCAAAGGACATTCCGGTTCTGCCGGTCGGGCTTGGCTCTAACCTTCTGATCCGCGATGGCGGGCTGAAGGGTGTTGTCGTCCGGTTGAGCGCCAAAGGGTTCGGCCAAATCGAGGATCTCGGCGGCAACCGCCTGCGGGCAGGCGCTGCCGTGCCGGACAAGCGGCTGGCGGAAGCGGCAGCAAAGGCCGGCCTGGGTGGTTTTGCCTTTTATACCGGCATTCCAGGTGGTCTCGGTGGGGCTTTGCGCATGAACGCCGGCGCCCATGGTACAGAAACCTGTGAGCGCATGGTGGAGCTGACGGCCATCGACCGGGATGGCAACCGCCATGTCCTGACCAATTCGGACATGGGATACAGCTACCGGCATTCGGACGCCGGTAAGGACCTGATCTTTACGTCTGCCGTTTTTGAGGGTGTGCCTCAAGATGAAGCGGCGATCCGCGAGGAAATGGCCGCTGTTGTCGAGCACAGGGAAAAGGCGCAGCCGATCCGGGAAAAAACCGGCGGTTCGACCTTCAAGAACCCGGAAGGCAACTCGGCCTGGAAAGTCGTTGATGCAGCCGGATGCCGCGGGCTGATAGTTGGCGGCGCGCAAATGTCCGAAATGCACTGCAATTTCATGATCAATACCGGTGATGCTTCAGGCCACGACCTGGAACTGCTCGGCGAAACCGTCCGCGCTAAGGCGCTTGAGAACTCTGGCATCCGCCTGGAGTGGGAAATCAAACGCCTTGGCGAATTCGGCCCGCAAGGTGCCATCAAACCGTTTTTGGGGCAGGCGTAA
- a CDS encoding D-alanine--D-alanine ligase — MTKKHVAVLMGGWVNERPVSLASGNGCADALEEAGYKVTRVDVDRNVSAVLKELQPDVAFNALHGPFGEDGCVQGILEFLNIPYTHSGVMASALAMNKIKAKAVMAAARIPVTEHKVVNRHDIGREHPMEPPYVLKPINEGSSFGVLIVKEDQEFPPQELHRDDWPYPDVLMCEKFIRGRELTCAVMEDKALGVIDIVPLGHEYYDFDAKYAEGGSKHILPAKISPLVYQTAETLAVKAHQALGCRGVSRADFRFDEREDGSGDLICLEVNTQPGMTPTSLVPEMAAYKGMSFKDLVSWMVEDASCCR, encoded by the coding sequence ATGACCAAGAAACATGTCGCCGTTCTGATGGGGGGATGGGTCAATGAGAGGCCGGTGAGCCTTGCAAGCGGAAATGGCTGTGCCGACGCGCTTGAAGAGGCCGGATACAAAGTCACCCGAGTTGATGTCGACCGGAACGTTTCCGCTGTTTTGAAAGAATTGCAGCCGGATGTGGCCTTCAATGCGCTCCATGGTCCGTTCGGCGAAGATGGCTGTGTTCAGGGAATATTAGAGTTTCTTAACATTCCCTATACGCACTCCGGTGTGATGGCATCTGCCCTTGCGATGAACAAAATCAAAGCAAAAGCGGTTATGGCGGCAGCTAGAATCCCGGTGACCGAACATAAGGTCGTCAACCGTCACGACATTGGCCGTGAACACCCTATGGAGCCGCCTTATGTGCTCAAACCCATCAATGAGGGATCCAGCTTTGGCGTGCTGATTGTCAAGGAAGATCAAGAGTTTCCGCCCCAGGAACTGCATCGCGATGACTGGCCGTACCCCGATGTCTTGATGTGCGAAAAGTTCATCCGCGGGCGCGAATTGACCTGTGCGGTGATGGAAGACAAGGCCCTTGGAGTCATCGATATCGTTCCGCTAGGGCATGAGTACTACGATTTCGATGCAAAATATGCAGAAGGTGGTTCAAAACACATTCTTCCTGCAAAAATTTCACCACTTGTTTACCAAACAGCGGAGACACTAGCGGTTAAGGCGCATCAGGCTTTGGGTTGCCGAGGGGTGTCCCGGGCCGATTTCCGATTCGACGAGCGCGAAGACGGAAGCGGGGACCTGATTTGCCTTGAAGTGAACACGCAACCAGGCATGACGCCGACCTCCCTTGTGCCGGAAATGGCCGCCTACAAGGGGATGAGCTTCAAGGACCTGGTAAGTTGGATGGTTGAGGACGCGAGTTGCTGTCGTTAG
- a CDS encoding cell division protein FtsQ/DivIB, with the protein MLSLGRKQKRDAFEPLEAELAPRGRGVPRLHRQPVWRAAGRLAHLPNWAGSAAALGFLTLTISYGIVIGGHGRVVSDALLSAAGFGIEAVKLSGQREINEFQILEALEIYDGSSLILFDADGARERLNEMAWVKNASVMKFYPNTLQIRLEEKIPYVLWQRGDLVSIVNEAGDVITDEVDGRYANLLLVVNHGAQRRAAEINGALQTVPELRPRVRAAFLISDRRWDLKLENGISVRLPEENMEAALAELVRMDEESGLLARDIKAIDMRLADRVTVRLTDDAAEQRKVMTGGRGRSGNGGQDT; encoded by the coding sequence TTGCTGTCGTTAGGTCGCAAACAGAAACGGGATGCTTTTGAGCCGCTGGAAGCCGAATTGGCTCCGCGCGGCCGCGGCGTTCCGCGTTTGCACCGTCAACCTGTTTGGCGGGCCGCAGGGCGGCTGGCCCATCTGCCGAACTGGGCCGGGTCTGCAGCTGCGCTGGGTTTCTTAACCTTAACGATTTCCTACGGAATAGTCATAGGCGGGCATGGACGCGTCGTCAGCGATGCACTGTTGTCAGCAGCCGGCTTCGGGATCGAGGCCGTCAAACTCTCCGGACAGCGGGAAATCAACGAATTCCAGATTCTCGAAGCGCTCGAGATTTATGATGGATCATCGCTGATCTTGTTTGACGCCGATGGCGCCCGTGAGCGGCTCAATGAGATGGCGTGGGTCAAGAACGCATCGGTGATGAAGTTCTATCCAAATACGCTGCAGATCCGTTTGGAAGAAAAGATCCCGTATGTGCTGTGGCAGCGCGGGGATCTGGTGTCGATTGTGAATGAAGCCGGTGACGTCATCACCGACGAAGTCGATGGCCGCTATGCCAACCTGCTGCTTGTGGTCAATCATGGCGCGCAGCGCCGGGCCGCAGAAATCAACGGTGCCCTACAGACCGTTCCAGAACTCCGCCCGCGGGTGCGCGCGGCCTTTTTGATCAGCGACCGCCGCTGGGATTTGAAACTTGAAAATGGGATTTCCGTCCGCTTGCCGGAAGAGAATATGGAAGCCGCACTGGCTGAATTGGTGAGAATGGACGAAGAAAGCGGGCTGCTGGCCCGAGATATCAAGGCAATCGACATGCGCTTGGCAGACCGTGTCACCGTCCGGTTAACGGATGATGCGGCCGAGCAGCGTAAGGTAATGACCGGCGGACGTGGCCGGTCGGGCAACGGAGGGCAGGACACATGA
- the ftsA gene encoding cell division protein FtsA, with protein MSRSDQPLYLPKMRPLPSRRSVVMSVLDVGSTKICCLIAKLIPQDENDILSSRSHKVEVLGYGYQRSRGIKSGVVVDMDAAEHAIRLAVDSAERMAGVTVESLITNVSCGRLQSEIYSASVPLSGESVCEADIQRVLSAGSSHSVTEGRAVTHALPISYTLDGSRGIRDPRGMMGHKLGVDMQVVTAEVPPVRNMEHCINRGHLHVETMVATPFASGLSTIVDDEAELGVACIDMGGGTTTLSVFVEGHMVHLDAIAVGGNHVTMDIARAFATRLQDAERLKTLYGSPLASSSDDRDMLTVPPLESDSDLPNQIPRSALTRVIRPRVEEILELVRDRLTASGFAGRVGKQIVLTGGASQLTGLGEVARHILGRNVRLGRPLGVAGLPEAAKGPAFAAAVGLLIYPQVAQIEQFEHKNSRSGWGGQSGYLARMGQWIRESF; from the coding sequence ATGAGCCGCTCCGATCAGCCCCTTTATCTTCCGAAAATGCGCCCACTACCGAGCCGACGCTCGGTGGTTATGTCCGTTTTGGACGTGGGGTCGACCAAAATCTGCTGCCTGATCGCCAAGCTGATCCCGCAGGACGAAAACGACATTCTCTCCAGCAGGTCCCACAAGGTGGAAGTGCTGGGCTATGGTTATCAGCGCTCGCGCGGCATTAAATCCGGCGTCGTCGTCGACATGGACGCAGCAGAGCATGCGATCCGCTTGGCTGTTGATAGCGCGGAGCGTATGGCGGGTGTCACTGTTGAAAGCCTGATTACCAATGTCAGCTGCGGCCGTCTGCAAAGCGAGATTTACAGTGCCAGTGTGCCGCTGTCTGGAGAGAGCGTTTGCGAAGCCGACATTCAGCGGGTTCTGTCTGCCGGCTCCAGCCATTCGGTCACTGAAGGCCGGGCAGTTACGCATGCCCTGCCGATCTCCTATACGCTCGACGGCAGCCGGGGCATCCGCGATCCGCGCGGCATGATGGGCCACAAGCTTGGCGTGGATATGCAGGTCGTGACCGCGGAAGTGCCGCCGGTCCGGAATATGGAACACTGCATCAACCGCGGCCATCTGCATGTTGAAACGATGGTAGCGACACCATTCGCAAGCGGACTGTCCACCATTGTCGACGACGAGGCCGAACTCGGCGTCGCCTGCATCGACATGGGTGGCGGCACCACAACGCTGTCTGTCTTTGTCGAAGGCCACATGGTGCATCTCGACGCCATCGCTGTTGGCGGCAATCATGTCACCATGGACATCGCGCGGGCGTTTGCAACGCGCCTGCAGGATGCCGAACGGCTGAAAACACTTTATGGCTCTCCGCTGGCCTCCAGCTCCGACGATCGGGACATGCTGACTGTTCCGCCGCTGGAGAGTGACAGCGATTTGCCAAATCAAATCCCGCGATCGGCGTTGACCCGGGTCATCCGGCCGCGCGTGGAAGAAATCCTAGAACTTGTGAGAGATCGGCTGACGGCGTCCGGCTTTGCTGGGCGCGTCGGAAAGCAGATCGTCCTGACGGGGGGTGCCAGTCAGCTCACAGGTCTTGGAGAGGTTGCGCGCCATATCCTTGGCCGCAACGTCCGTCTTGGCCGGCCTCTAGGCGTCGCCGGTCTTCCCGAGGCTGCAAAGGGTCCGGCATTCGCCGCGGCCGTTGGCCTCCTGATTTATCCGCAAGTCGCCCAGATTGAGCAGTTCGAGCACAAGAACAGCAGATCGGGGTGGGGCGGACAATCTGGCTATCTGGCCCGTATGGGACAGTGGATCAGGGAAAGCTTCTGA
- the ftsZ gene encoding cell division protein FtsZ codes for MTINLKMPDIQELKPRITVFGVGGAGGNAVNNMITAGLQGCDFVVANTDAQALAMNQSDRLVQMGVAVTEGLGAGSQPEVGGAAAEEVIDEINDHLSGSHMVFITAGMGGGTGTGAAPVIARAAREQGILTVGVVTKPFQFEGARRMRIADSGIEELQQSVDTLIVIPNQNLFRIANAQTTFADAFAMADQVLYSGVACITDLMVKEGLINLDFADVRSVMRGMGKAMMGTGEASGEKRAQQAAEAAIANPLLDESSMKGAKGLLISITGGNDLTLFEVDEAATRIREEVDADANIILGATFDETLDGIIRVSVVATGIDREEGQMAGTFPAAAAPSLMSEAFVAPRKPEIQTKPSLAAAAPKLQDAAAKAVANLEKELAIPEPQPVAVASDPDVEIKKVQPASTPVAETTSMIDLENDTPAPVVDEAPMAQPYIPPAAEEHAPAPRMPRVEDFPPIAQREIMANTAPAPESAPVAQPETVAVQTAELADELEGDDERRPMGLLRRLASGLGRREDEEEHHEEAPAQDVRPAAQMRAAPRAPQARMQNDGAAGQLDATGRAAPAPVSQPEDDQLEIPAFLRRQAN; via the coding sequence ATGACCATTAACCTGAAGATGCCCGACATTCAGGAGCTGAAGCCCCGCATTACGGTCTTCGGCGTCGGCGGCGCGGGCGGAAACGCCGTCAATAACATGATCACAGCTGGCCTCCAGGGCTGCGACTTTGTCGTTGCCAATACGGATGCCCAGGCACTGGCGATGAACCAGTCCGACCGGCTCGTCCAGATGGGCGTGGCGGTGACGGAAGGTCTCGGCGCCGGATCTCAGCCAGAAGTTGGCGGGGCAGCGGCCGAAGAAGTGATCGACGAAATCAATGACCACCTGTCCGGGTCTCATATGGTGTTTATCACCGCCGGTATGGGTGGCGGCACCGGCACCGGTGCAGCGCCTGTCATTGCCCGCGCCGCGCGCGAACAAGGCATTTTGACAGTTGGTGTTGTGACCAAGCCGTTCCAGTTCGAAGGTGCGCGCCGGATGCGCATCGCGGACAGCGGTATCGAAGAGCTGCAGCAAAGCGTTGATACGCTGATTGTGATCCCGAACCAAAACCTGTTCCGGATCGCCAACGCGCAGACAACCTTTGCCGATGCCTTCGCCATGGCCGATCAGGTGCTTTATTCCGGCGTCGCCTGCATCACCGACCTTATGGTCAAGGAAGGTCTCATCAACCTCGACTTCGCCGACGTCCGCTCTGTGATGCGCGGCATGGGCAAGGCGATGATGGGTACTGGTGAAGCTTCTGGCGAAAAACGTGCTCAGCAGGCTGCTGAAGCGGCCATTGCCAACCCGCTGCTGGATGAATCCTCCATGAAAGGGGCGAAAGGTCTGTTGATCTCCATCACAGGCGGCAATGACCTGACCCTCTTTGAAGTGGATGAAGCAGCAACACGGATCCGCGAAGAAGTCGATGCGGATGCCAACATCATTCTAGGTGCGACCTTCGATGAGACGCTGGATGGTATTATCCGCGTGTCTGTTGTTGCCACTGGCATCGACCGTGAGGAGGGCCAAATGGCCGGGACATTTCCCGCCGCCGCTGCCCCCTCTCTGATGTCAGAAGCTTTTGTTGCTCCGCGCAAGCCGGAAATCCAGACCAAGCCGTCTCTGGCTGCCGCAGCGCCAAAACTTCAGGATGCTGCTGCAAAAGCCGTTGCCAACCTGGAAAAGGAACTGGCAATTCCGGAACCACAGCCGGTTGCCGTTGCCAGTGACCCGGATGTTGAGATCAAGAAGGTTCAGCCAGCCAGCACCCCGGTTGCTGAAACCACTTCCATGATCGATCTGGAAAACGACACGCCGGCACCGGTTGTCGATGAAGCGCCAATGGCGCAGCCATACATTCCGCCGGCAGCTGAAGAGCACGCGCCGGCACCGCGCATGCCGCGGGTGGAAGATTTCCCGCCGATCGCTCAGCGTGAGATCATGGCGAATACGGCTCCGGCCCCTGAAAGCGCACCGGTTGCTCAGCCGGAAACCGTAGCAGTTCAGACTGCTGAGTTGGCTGATGAGCTTGAGGGTGATGATGAGCGCCGCCCAATGGGTCTGCTGCGCCGTTTGGCCAGTGGTCTTGGCCGGCGTGAAGATGAAGAGGAGCATCATGAAGAGGCTCCTGCCCAGGATGTGCGTCCGGCTGCGCAAATGCGTGCGGCGCCACGGGCCCCACAAGCGCGCATGCAAAACGATGGTGCTGCAGGGCAACTGGATGCCACTGGACGTGCCGCACCGGCACCTGTGAGCCAGCCTGAAGACGATCAGTTGGAAATCCCGGCGTTCTTGCGCCGTCAGGCCAACTGA
- the lpxC gene encoding UDP-3-O-acyl-N-acetylglucosamine deacetylase has product MTAYVDRQTTLADQVTLTGIGVHSGKPASITLLPAEACVGIVFSRTDNDDSLEVPALWDKVSATALCTVLGDPSKDGISTVEHLMAALFGMGIDNVIVEIDGPEMPIMDGSSHAFVEAIEQVGLKKLDRGRRYLKVKKTVRVDNGSAWCELHPYDGTKFDITIDFDTPAIGRQEFVSDMTPDIFRTELCRARTFGNVKDVEQLWKMGFALGSSLENSVAISDDKVLNPEGTRWPDEFARHKALDAVGDLALAGLPILGLYRSFKGGHKMNHSILVKLFEDPSSFEVVESPAFRQVGQVDNGGLAAAAVFGPDVS; this is encoded by the coding sequence ATGACCGCATATGTAGACCGACAGACAACGCTCGCCGACCAGGTGACGCTGACAGGTATCGGTGTTCATTCCGGTAAACCCGCCTCGATTACGTTGCTACCGGCCGAAGCTTGCGTGGGGATTGTGTTCTCCCGCACCGACAATGATGATTCACTCGAAGTTCCAGCCCTTTGGGACAAGGTTTCTGCAACAGCGCTTTGTACCGTTCTTGGTGATCCATCCAAGGACGGTATTTCAACTGTAGAGCACCTGATGGCTGCGCTTTTCGGCATGGGGATCGACAATGTGATTGTCGAGATCGATGGTCCGGAAATGCCGATCATGGATGGCTCCAGCCATGCGTTTGTTGAAGCAATTGAGCAGGTCGGCCTGAAGAAACTCGATCGCGGCCGCCGTTATCTAAAAGTCAAAAAGACTGTTCGTGTCGACAATGGCAGCGCCTGGTGTGAGCTGCACCCTTACGACGGCACGAAATTTGATATCACCATCGACTTCGATACCCCTGCCATTGGCCGCCAGGAATTTGTCTCGGACATGACACCGGACATATTCCGCACTGAGCTGTGCCGTGCGCGGACATTTGGTAATGTCAAAGATGTCGAGCAACTCTGGAAAATGGGTTTTGCTCTGGGGTCATCCTTGGAAAACTCTGTCGCGATTTCCGATGACAAGGTTCTCAATCCGGAAGGCACCCGCTGGCCGGATGAATTTGCCCGCCACAAAGCGTTGGACGCTGTTGGCGATCTGGCACTGGCCGGTCTGCCGATCTTGGGGCTCTATCGCTCCTTCAAGGGCGGCCATAAAATGAACCATTCCATCCTGGTCAAATTGTTCGAAGATCCGTCTTCTTTTGAAGTTGTCGAATCTCCTGCATTCCGTCAGGTAGGTCAGGTCGACAATGGTGGACTGGCAGCAGCTGCTGTGTTCGGCCCGGATGTTTCCTGA
- a CDS encoding outer membrane protein assembly factor BamD — protein sequence MNGRHYGFAGWAIPHLKSIFALAVLATPLALSACSGKEELDELALNDTPAEVLFNEGLALRAQGKFRDSTTKFEELDKLYPYSEYSKKSLVNLAYLNYTRGKYTETVTTANRFVTLYPGDEDSAYMLYLVGQSYYHQMPDITRDQATTERAASAFSELIQRFPESEYVPDAERKLLIVQDQLGGKEMQVGRFYLKKRNYVAGINRFKTVVTSYQTTRHVEEALFRLTEAYYALGVISEAQTAAAVLGHNFPDTQWYKDAYSLLNKGGYSPSEDSGSWISRAFRGIKL from the coding sequence GTGAACGGAAGACATTACGGCTTTGCAGGGTGGGCAATTCCACATCTCAAGAGCATTTTCGCCCTTGCAGTTCTTGCAACGCCTTTGGCTTTGTCGGCATGCAGTGGCAAAGAAGAACTGGATGAGCTTGCGCTCAATGACACGCCGGCGGAAGTTCTGTTCAACGAGGGCCTCGCCTTGCGCGCTCAAGGCAAGTTCAGGGATTCCACGACCAAATTCGAAGAGCTCGACAAGCTTTATCCGTATTCGGAGTATTCTAAGAAGTCGCTGGTGAACCTCGCCTATCTGAATTACACGCGTGGCAAATACACCGAAACGGTGACGACGGCGAACCGGTTTGTGACGCTTTATCCTGGCGATGAAGATTCGGCCTATATGCTCTATCTCGTTGGGCAGAGTTATTATCACCAGATGCCAGACATCACCCGCGATCAAGCCACCACTGAGCGTGCTGCGTCCGCGTTTAGCGAATTGATCCAGCGTTTTCCGGAATCTGAATATGTGCCCGACGCGGAGCGCAAGCTTCTCATCGTGCAAGATCAGCTTGGCGGCAAGGAAATGCAGGTCGGCCGGTTTTACTTGAAGAAACGGAACTATGTAGCCGGTATCAATCGGTTCAAGACCGTGGTGACCAGCTATCAGACGACGCGCCATGTTGAAGAAGCCCTGTTCCGCCTTACCGAAGCTTATTATGCGCTTGGTGTGATCAGCGAAGCGCAAACAGCGGCAGCTGTCCTCGGCCATAACTTTCCGGATACACAATGGTACAAGGATGCCTATTCGCTTCTGAACAAGGGCGGATATTCACCGTCTGAAGACAGTGGCAGCTGGATTAGCCGCGCATTCAGGGGTATCAAGCTTTAG
- the recN gene encoding DNA repair protein RecN, whose protein sequence is MLVTLSIRDIVLIDRLDLDFASGMSVLTGETGAGKSILLDSLSLALGARGDADLVRHGEPQGQVTAVFDVEPGHPVRGFLKDNDVDDDGDVILRRIQTADGRTRAFINDQPVSAGLMRQAGALLVEIHGQHDDRALVDPDSHRALIDVFGGLSSDVAAVAKAYQTFRSSEKAVSDHEARIEAARNEADYLRASVDELTQLKPEAGEEEQLAARRTDMMAVEKIAGDLSEAYETLNGSASPIPELASLLRRLERKTDQVPNLLGQPVQHLAAALDQLEESRSGLESALRETEFDPRELEAVEERLFALRAASRKYSLPVDELAALADRMATDLADLDAGEDKLAALISAAEQARVDYDQRAAKLSDKRRKAASRLEKAVEAELPDLKLERAKFIVEMTSAPEQRTRSGIDQLEFHVQTNPGTKPGPMMKVASGGELSRFLLALKVCLADKGSAPTLVFDEIDTGVGGAVAEAIGLRLARLAANVQVLTVTHAPQVAARAGGHFLIAKEATDPERVATRVKQIAEDHRSEEIARMLAGSVITEEARAAARKLLTV, encoded by the coding sequence ATGCTGGTCACGCTGTCTATCCGTGACATTGTTCTTATCGACCGACTAGACTTGGATTTCGCGTCCGGTATGTCTGTTTTAACAGGCGAGACCGGGGCCGGAAAATCCATCCTTTTGGATTCCTTGTCTTTGGCACTTGGGGCCCGAGGCGACGCCGATCTGGTGCGCCACGGCGAGCCCCAAGGTCAGGTAACTGCGGTTTTCGATGTTGAGCCGGGCCATCCGGTGCGCGGGTTCCTGAAAGACAACGACGTTGATGACGACGGCGATGTCATCTTGCGCCGGATCCAGACCGCAGATGGCCGGACTCGCGCGTTCATAAACGATCAGCCTGTCAGTGCCGGGCTTATGCGTCAGGCAGGCGCGTTGCTGGTGGAAATTCACGGCCAGCATGACGATCGCGCTCTTGTAGATCCTGATAGCCACCGGGCGCTCATCGATGTGTTTGGCGGGTTGAGTTCGGATGTTGCGGCCGTTGCGAAGGCTTACCAGACGTTCCGGTCGTCCGAAAAAGCGGTTTCAGATCATGAAGCGCGGATTGAGGCTGCGCGGAACGAGGCGGATTATCTTCGCGCTTCCGTTGATGAATTGACGCAGCTGAAGCCGGAGGCCGGGGAAGAAGAGCAGCTTGCGGCCCGGCGCACCGATATGATGGCTGTCGAAAAGATTGCTGGTGATTTGAGCGAAGCGTATGAGACGCTGAATGGCTCTGCGTCGCCAATTCCAGAACTTGCCAGTCTTCTAAGGCGTCTTGAGCGCAAAACGGATCAGGTTCCCAATCTGCTTGGCCAGCCGGTGCAGCATCTGGCCGCAGCTTTGGATCAGCTGGAAGAAAGCCGGTCCGGGCTTGAAAGCGCTCTTCGGGAAACCGAGTTCGATCCGCGAGAGTTGGAAGCGGTGGAAGAACGGCTTTTCGCGCTTAGGGCAGCATCGCGCAAATACTCGCTGCCTGTTGATGAGCTCGCCGCGCTCGCAGACCGCATGGCGACGGACCTGGCTGATCTGGATGCCGGGGAAGACAAGCTCGCAGCTTTAATCAGCGCAGCCGAACAGGCGCGTGTTGACTATGATCAAAGGGCTGCGAAACTCTCTGACAAGCGCCGCAAAGCGGCCTCCCGTCTGGAAAAGGCGGTCGAGGCCGAGCTGCCTGATCTGAAACTGGAGCGGGCCAAGTTTATCGTCGAAATGACGAGTGCCCCAGAACAGCGCACCCGGTCTGGTATTGATCAACTCGAATTCCATGTTCAGACCAACCCGGGTACAAAACCGGGCCCGATGATGAAGGTGGCCTCGGGTGGCGAACTCTCCCGGTTTTTGCTGGCGCTGAAGGTGTGCCTGGCCGACAAAGGCTCGGCGCCAACGCTGGTTTTTGACGAAATCGACACGGGCGTCGGCGGTGCCGTTGCAGAGGCGATTGGACTGCGCCTGGCGCGTCTGGCAGCCAATGTTCAAGTGCTGACTGTAACGCATGCGCCTCAGGTTGCGGCCCGCGCTGGCGGTCACTTCCTGATTGCCAAGGAAGCGACGGATCCGGAGCGTGTTGCAACCCGCGTAAAGCAGATCGCTGAAGATCACCGCAGTGAAGAAATCGCCCGTATGCTGGCCGGCAGCGTGATCACAGAGGAAGCCCGTGCCGCCGCCCGCAAATTGCTGACTGTTTGA